The window GGACAGGAAGCTGGACCCTTTTGGCGTGGTCATTCTGGCCTTTGTTACGGCCATTGGTGGCGGTACGTTGCGGGATATACTCATTGGTAATTTGCCGGTGGCCTGGTTGCAGAATGATGTGACGGCCATCGTTATCCTGGTTACCGCCTTTGTTACTTTGTTCTTTGGCCGTTATGTAAAGCAGTTCAATAAAACGCTCTTCCTGTTTGATGCCCTTGGTCTCGGCGTGTTTACCCTCATCGGGCTGGAGAAAGGATTACAAATGGAGCTGAGCCCCGGTATCTGTATTGCATTGGGTACCATTACCGCCTGCTTTGGCGGAGTGATACGGGATGTGCTGCTCAACAATGTGCCGCTCATTTTTCACCGGGAGATCTATGCTTCTGCCTGCATCCTGGGTGGAGGGCTTTACCTGTTATTACGGGAAACCGGACTGCCTGCCGACTGGAATACCATTATCTCTATACTGGTCATTGTATTGATCCGTATTATTGCCATGCGCTATAAACTGATGCTGCCGCGGGTATATGAGGGGAGGAACAATTAATTTTACTATCAAAGACCATGATACTATGAAACTCACGCTTTACCAGGTAGATGCTTTTACCGATAAATTGTTTGGTGGCAATCCCGCCGCTGTTATTCCCTTGCAGGAATGGATCAATGATGAGCTGATGCAGCAACTGGCATTGGAAAATAACCTCAGTGAAACAGTCTTCTTTGTACCCGCTGCTGCCACAGACGCGTACGATTACCATATACGCTGGTTTACGCCTGCTGCAGAGATCAACCTCTGCGGGCATGCTACCCTGGCATCGGCCTGGGTATTGTATTATATGCTGGGCTATGACAAACCCACTATCCGGTTTTATTGCAAAAGCGGGCTGCTCACCATTACCCGCCGGGATGATATTATTAGTATGGATTTTCCGGCCTGGAAGCCGGAACCCGTAAAGGATTTCCCGGCAGACCTGGCAGTGGCATTGGGTTTTGTTCCGTTTAAGCAGGTATATAAACAACGTGATTTCCTGGTAGAGCTGGACAATGAGGAAGCGGTGAGGAACTGTCAGCCCGATTTTACCCGGCTGAAAAAAATGGGAGAGAAGGTGATCATCACTGCCCAGGGCAATGCCGTGGATTTTGTGTCCCGTTTCTTTGCCCCGGTAGTAGGGGTTGATGAAGATCCGGTAACGGGTTCGGCCCATTCACAATTGATTCCTTATTGGGCAGAAAAGCTGGGAAAGACTAACTTGCGGGCGAAACAGCTTTCCCGGCGTGGTGGCGAGTTGTGGTGTGAATACCTGGGTGAACGGGTTACCATAGCGGGCAAAGGCGTGTTCTTTATGAAAGGGGAAATCAACCTGTCAGGTTTTTAAAACAACAGACGTGTTATCAGCGAAAGAAAAACGATTTATCAAATACTGGGAAGAGCAGCGTACAGGCGGCCGCTGGTCTTACTTTGCTTTATACATACCGGTAGGAACCTTCCTGTGTGGTATACTCACCGCTTTTCTGCTTTCCATGTTCGCTATTGTCGGGGTAGATTATTTTGTTTCTGTAATTATCATCAGTGCCGTAGTGTCTGTAACCATTGCCCTTGGCACTTGGTTCAACAACGAAAAGAAATTCAAAAAGCTCATACACCGTGAAGTCACAAAAGGCAAACTAATGGACGAGCTGTCTGCGGACAACACCGCTGCTGATGATAAAACAACCTGAGTCAACACACTACCTATTTCATTCATTCCTTATCAGTTACTACTACATCATCATGTAGTGGCCTATTCTTATTGGCCGGTTATTTTTGGCGGAGGCTTATCTCTTAAACCAAAATAACCTACATGAATGCGATTAAAAAGTTATTCGTTATCCTGATCCTTGCCTTATCGGTTGGTTGTGGTAAAAGCAAGGATAGTCCCTCACCGGCTATCAGTTCTATATTTCCCGACAATGGTGTATGGAGTACCATCGTAACCCTGCAAGGGAGTAATTTTTCGGCTACACCTGCCAATAATGAAGTACTGTTCAACGGCAAGCCGGCAAGAGTGGTGACTGCCACTGCAGCACAGCTTACCGTGGAAGTACCGAAAGGCGCCGGCACTGGCCCGGTCACTGTTAAGGTGGGCGGAAAAACTGTTGCCGGTCCTGTATTCAACTACACTTATATCTATTCTGTAACCACCCTGGCCGGCAGTACCGGCGGATTTGCGGATGGTACAGGAACTGCTGCGCAATTTGTAAGCCCTATGAGTGTTTGCACAGATGCGCAAGGGAACATATATGTAGCTGATGTAAATAATTACAAGGTGCGAAAAATCACGCCCGGAGGTATCGTGAGCACCTTTGCCGGCAGTGTATTTGGTTATGCGGATGGCAATGGTACGGCAGCGCAGTTTAAAGGTCCCTGGGGGATCTGTTCAGATGCGCAGGGAAATATCTATGTAACGGATATCAATGAATACAAGATCCGCAAGATCACGCCGGCCGGGGTGGTAAGCACCTTAGCAGGTAGTACGCAAGGGCATGCCGATGGAAGCGGGTCGGCTGCACAATTTAATGCCCCCGCAGGCATTTGTGCAGATATGCAAGGCAATTTATATGTAACAGATGAAGCCAGTCATGTGATCCGCAAGATCACGCCGGCCGGTGTGGTCACTACCCTGGCAGGCAGTACACAAGGCTATGCTGACGGTACTGGTGCGGCGGCGAAGTTTTCCTCACCGAGGGGTATATGTGCAGATACACAGGGTAATTTATTCGTGGTCGATGCGGCCAACACGAGGATCCGCAAGATCATCCCGTTAACTAACGGGACCGGGGAGGTAAGTACGCTGGCCGGCAGTACTGCAGGCGATAGCGATGGCATTGGTACGGCAGCACGATTTTCTGCACCCAGTGGCATATGCATCGATCCGCAAGGTAATCTGTACACAACAGAGTTTACTAATAATAAAGTGCGTAGGATCATCCCGTTGGCTAACGGGACCGGTGTAGTAACTACATTGGCCGGCAGCTCAGTGGGTTATATAGATGGCGGTGCTACCGGCGCAAAGTTTAATGGTCTTTATGGTATTTGTATTGACAGGCAGGGCGCCTTTTATGTGGCCGACCGGTACAATTATAAGATCCGTAAGATCAGTGGTGAATAAACCGGCCGACCGTATTGTTGGCGAATCCGGTGACAGCGCTTAGGAGTGAATAGGAAAAGAACCCAGCATACAGAATCCAGCATTCAGCATAAATACAGGTACGTAA of the Paraflavitalea devenefica genome contains:
- a CDS encoding trimeric intracellular cation channel family protein — its product is MDTSFLFIIDILGTVAFAASGAFSAMDRKLDPFGVVILAFVTAIGGGTLRDILIGNLPVAWLQNDVTAIVILVTAFVTLFFGRYVKQFNKTLFLFDALGLGVFTLIGLEKGLQMELSPGICIALGTITACFGGVIRDVLLNNVPLIFHREIYASACILGGGLYLLLRETGLPADWNTIISILVIVLIRIIAMRYKLMLPRVYEGRNN
- a CDS encoding IPT/TIG domain-containing protein produces the protein MNAIKKLFVILILALSVGCGKSKDSPSPAISSIFPDNGVWSTIVTLQGSNFSATPANNEVLFNGKPARVVTATAAQLTVEVPKGAGTGPVTVKVGGKTVAGPVFNYTYIYSVTTLAGSTGGFADGTGTAAQFVSPMSVCTDAQGNIYVADVNNYKVRKITPGGIVSTFAGSVFGYADGNGTAAQFKGPWGICSDAQGNIYVTDINEYKIRKITPAGVVSTLAGSTQGHADGSGSAAQFNAPAGICADMQGNLYVTDEASHVIRKITPAGVVTTLAGSTQGYADGTGAAAKFSSPRGICADTQGNLFVVDAANTRIRKIIPLTNGTGEVSTLAGSTAGDSDGIGTAARFSAPSGICIDPQGNLYTTEFTNNKVRRIIPLANGTGVVTTLAGSSVGYIDGGATGAKFNGLYGICIDRQGAFYVADRYNYKIRKISGE
- a CDS encoding PhzF family phenazine biosynthesis protein, which encodes MKLTLYQVDAFTDKLFGGNPAAVIPLQEWINDELMQQLALENNLSETVFFVPAAATDAYDYHIRWFTPAAEINLCGHATLASAWVLYYMLGYDKPTIRFYCKSGLLTITRRDDIISMDFPAWKPEPVKDFPADLAVALGFVPFKQVYKQRDFLVELDNEEAVRNCQPDFTRLKKMGEKVIITAQGNAVDFVSRFFAPVVGVDEDPVTGSAHSQLIPYWAEKLGKTNLRAKQLSRRGGELWCEYLGERVTIAGKGVFFMKGEINLSGF